The stretch of DNA gcttggcGAAGACCTTGGAGAAGTCCTCAAAGAACTTTTCCTTGTCGGCGGCGTAGATCTCAACCCACTTGTGGAACTCGGGGTCCTGCATGAGCGAGTAGTCGGCGGGCAGCATCatgagctcctcgtcctcgttAAAGTACTGCTTGACGCCGTTCTTGAGAGTGGTGAGCTTCCACTCCTCGTTCATCAGCAGCTTGAAGTAGGTGTTGGCGAATCGGATGGGGTTGGGCACCCAGGCGCCCTCAAAACCGGATCGGTCCATGTGGCATCGGCCCATGTTGTGTGCGCCGCAGAGAgccacaatctcctggtCGTTGAAACCCATTCGGTAGAAGATGTCTCGAAGGTGGTCCTGGCCCTGGGCTCCGTCGGGGAGTCGTCCGTTAGGGGGAACGTTGGTCTCGTCGACGTAGTCCTGTCGGCCGGGCTTCCAGGGGACCTTGGGGCcgtccatctcctcgaTAGCCACAACGCCAGCCAGAGTCCACAGATCGGCGTAGGTGATCCAGGGga from Yarrowia lipolytica chromosome 1D, complete sequence encodes:
- a CDS encoding uncharacterized protein (Compare to YALI0D04268g, similar to uniprot|P00431 Saccharomyces cerevisiae YKR066c CCP1 cytochrome-c peroxidase precursor), with amino-acid sequence MAEGDYNAVREAIADILDNDDYDDGSIGPVLVRLAWHASGTYDKATGTGGSNGATMRYMKEAKDEANNGLENARQFLEPIKAKFPWITYADLWTLAGVVAIEEMDGPKVPWKPGRQDYVDETNVPPNGRLPDGAQGQDHLRDIFYRMGFNDQEIVALCGAHNMGRCHMDRSGFEGAWVPNPIRFANTYFKLLMNEEWKLTTLKNGVKQYFNEDEELMMLPADYSLMQDPEFHKWVEIYAADKEKFFEDFSKVFAKLIELGVRRGPDGKAKTNFIDRNNNDPNPRL